The Bacillus sp. Bos-x628 genome includes the window TATTCTTATTGCATCCTTTTTCTTGAAAAGTATATTTTAAAAATGACTAAAGGAAATATCATCTTTGTAAGAAAAAAGAACATTATCTCTAAACTGATTAGGTTATTTGATAATCGAGGGAAGTTTAGTCATGTAGTCATTGCTGTATCAAAAGATGAAATTCTTGAAGCCAATATAAATATGGTTTCAAGAATTAAAAAATTTAATTCCAAAGAATACTCGTATTATGAGATTCTTGATTTAGGATTAAGTTCGGCGCAACAAGAAAAAGTTGTTGAGATCAGCAAAGAGTATATTGGTAAAAAATATGATTATGCCCAAATATTTGGGTATGTCTTGAAAAACTTATTTCATCTCAAAGGAAAAAACTTATTTAATAATCCCAACAATTTAATTTGCTCAGAGCTAGTGTTTGATATTCTAGATCGCCTCGGAATTACTAACGATCTTGGGATTACTGGCGAAATAAGAGGAATTGATTTAACACCAAATGAACTATATGATCTTCTCAAATATTTAACTAAAAGTATTAAAAAAAGCCAATCTTAAAAGTTTGGCTTTTTTAATACGAACATATGTACGTTTAATTCCAGATATTGTATAATTTTATATGTAAAAGATAACTTTAAGGAGAGAAATGCACAAATGCTCAATTATGCAACTTTAAAACCAGGAGAATTGATTAATTTTAAGAAGGGTGATGGCAGTCCTTATGATATTCTAAAGAAAGAAATTCAAGGAACTCTTTCTATGATAAGTATAGAGGAACTAGACGTATGGTTCGATGATGAATTTCTTTTAAAGAAAGAGCTCCAAATGCCCTCTCTTGTTATAAAAAACACCCCCAATCTAACCATCTCCGATTGGGATATAGTGATCTGCGGGAATATTATGTTTGCTTCAAGTAATGAAGAAGGAGATACAGTTAGTCTTACTGAGAAAGCCGAAAGGATATTAAGACAATTCAAACAGGCTTTGTTAGGAGAAAATCCTGTTTGGCTTTTGCATAATTATGAAGTTAAACTGTCATTCAATTTTAATTGATTGGTTTAACTGACCCTAAGTTAAGCGGCCAATGATATTGGCCGTTTTTTAATTCAAAATTTACGTTTCAAACGATCCAGATATAATAACAAAAATATAAAGGAGAGTTTGAAATGAGCAGATTAGTTAAATGCTATGGAACATGTGAACAAAAGCACCCCCAATCTGTTATGAAGAAATTCAAAAGCAAAAACTACTGTCCTAAATGTTATAAGAAAAAAGAGAAAGATGTTGAAGATCGAGAAAACCTTTATAACAAGTGCAAAAAAATTTTCGGTATTTCTTTTCCTACAGGATTGATGCTTAAGCAAATTAAACAATTTAAAGAGGAACGAGGATATACTTATAAAAATATAGATTTCACTCTTGATTACATAGTAAATATCAAAAAAATACGTTTGGAATTAAAGTATGGTTTAGCTCTTATCCCCCATTATTATGATGAAATGATTGACTACTATAAAGATCTCAAAAGAAAAAGAGAGAATATGGTGGTAAAAAAAATAGAAATGCGAAAGGTTCAAATAAAGACACCCTCTTTATCTAAAAACAGATATAAAGACAAGAAATTAATAAACATGGAGGGTTTACTGAAATGACAGGCGTTAACTCAACTACTACTGATAAAGCAATGAAAGTTTTAAACCCTACACGGGCTGTCTATTCTGTTATTGGTTCACTTTGCAGGAACCCCCACTTCTTAAGAGATCCGGAAATTATTATAACAGAAAAAGACTTTGCTCATGAATTTCACCAAATTGTGTTTTCTTCGATATATAATATCGCTTATTCAAATTATGAAGTCACTAAAATTAATGAAATTGATCTTGATAATTACTTATCGTCTTTTCCTCAGCACTATAAGATTTGGGAAAAAAATGATGGTTTATCTTATATAAGAAAATCAATAGCTCATGCAAATGAAAACACCTTTAAAAGTAACTATGATCGACTGAAAAAAATCTCTTTATTGCGACATTATGTATTAAATGGAATTGATGTGTCAGATCTTTATGATTGGCAGTCTACTGACTTAAAGATCCGGAATGATGGAATGAAAAAAATAGACAGTATGACTGTTAATGAAATAATTGATCATTACACAATTAAGATGTCTAAGATTAAAGATGCATTCAATATTGGTCAAGAGACAAAAAGTTTTATGGCGGGTGATGATTTGGACACTCTTCTAGATGAGTTAGATGAAGACCCTGAATACGGAAACCCATTTACAAACAAATTTTATAACACAATATTTAGAGGAAAACGTAAAACAAAGCTTATGCTTCGTTCAGCGGGTACAGGTACAGGTAAAACTCGTCAAGCATTGGCTGATATGTGTAATGCATCATGTGATGAAATTTTTGATATTAACCAAAACAAATATGTAAGCAACGGCCCATCAATCCCTACCCTATTTATATCAACAGAGCTTGTAAAAAGAGAAGTCCAAACAATTATGCTTGCTTTTATTTCTGGAGTTGATGAAGACGTAATTAAAGATGGTAAGTATTCTGAGGTAGTCTTAAAAAGACTAAAAAAAGCAATCCAGATTTTAAAGAGAGCGCCTATCTTCTGTGAGTATGTAAATGACTTTTCAATTTCAGATATTGAAACAATTATTGAACGACATATTATTGAAAACAATATTCAAGAATGTGCCTTTGACTATATTCAAATGACCCCAAAACTCTCCAGAACAATGGCGACTGCATTTGGGAGTCACCTTCGAGAAGACCAGATTCTTCATCAGTTTTCGTCATCATTAAAAATTCTTGCTGAGAAGTATGATATTTTTATTGCTTCTTCAACCCAATTAAACAGAGGTTCTAAAGAAATTGAAAATAGAGACCCGTCGGCTCTACGTGGTGGACAAGCCACAGCAGATAAAGTTGATTTTGGTATCCTTACATTTAGGGCGGGGGCTTCAGATTACCATAATCTAAAGCACATTTTGCAATCTGGTTTTACTAACAAAAAACCAAACTATTCTCATTGGGTTTATAAAAATCGCGGAGGAAAGTATAGTAATGTAATTATCTGGACTTATATGAATCTAGGCACTATGAGAGAAGATCCATTATTCGTGACAGACTACGATTTTAATTTGTTAGATGTTCACCCGATGAATATTGGATATGCCATTGAAGAAACAGAAGATTTAGCTGAAGAAAGTCTGGTTTTTTAAGAGAAGATGATTCTTCTCTTTTTTACATTTTTATTTAGTCAGATAAAATATCTTAAATAGGGTTAAGAGGTGAATTGGTTTGGATGCCCACAAAGTAAAACAATCCTTGAGTGAAAATGACATATTCACCTTACTTCAAGAGTTAGGAACACAACCAAAATTAAAAGGTCCAAATATTATATGCAAAACGATCTGTCATAACGGTCATAGCCATAAACTTACTTATTATTCTAATTCTCATTCATTTTACTGCTTCACAGAGTGCGGCCATATGGATTTATACGGATTAATAGGGAAAATAAAAGGATTAACTTTTTTTGAGTCATTTAAATTTATTTGCAAGAGATTTGGATTATCATATAGAAGTTCAAATTTTACTTCAGATAAAGTGGATATGTCTTTCTTTGAAAAATTTAAACCAAAAGATATTACAGCAGAAATTAATCAGCTAGATAAGAAAATCCTTAATTCATATTATGACTTCTATCACAAGTCTTGGATAGAAGACAACATTTCTCCAAAGACAATGAAGAAGTTTAATATTAAATACTCAGTTATAGATAATCAAATAATTATACCTCACTACGATCTTAAAGGAAATCTTATTGGTATCCGAGCCAGAAACCTAAATCAAGAATTAGTGAACTCCGGAAAAAAATATATGCCTGTGTTTTACAAAAATCGTTTCTTAAAACACCCAACCGGCTCCTGCCTTTATGGATTAAATTTTAACCTAAAACAAATAAAAGATTACGGAGCAATCATCTTATGTGAATCTGAAAAGTCAGTTATGCAGATAGATACTATGTTTCCTGATATGTCTATTGCTGTATCTTT containing:
- a CDS encoding DnaB-like helicase C-terminal domain-containing protein, whose translation is MTGVNSTTTDKAMKVLNPTRAVYSVIGSLCRNPHFLRDPEIIITEKDFAHEFHQIVFSSIYNIAYSNYEVTKINEIDLDNYLSSFPQHYKIWEKNDGLSYIRKSIAHANENTFKSNYDRLKKISLLRHYVLNGIDVSDLYDWQSTDLKIRNDGMKKIDSMTVNEIIDHYTIKMSKIKDAFNIGQETKSFMAGDDLDTLLDELDEDPEYGNPFTNKFYNTIFRGKRKTKLMLRSAGTGTGKTRQALADMCNASCDEIFDINQNKYVSNGPSIPTLFISTELVKREVQTIMLAFISGVDEDVIKDGKYSEVVLKRLKKAIQILKRAPIFCEYVNDFSISDIETIIERHIIENNIQECAFDYIQMTPKLSRTMATAFGSHLREDQILHQFSSSLKILAEKYDIFIASSTQLNRGSKEIENRDPSALRGGQATADKVDFGILTFRAGASDYHNLKHILQSGFTNKKPNYSHWVYKNRGGKYSNVIIWTYMNLGTMREDPLFVTDYDFNLLDVHPMNIGYAIEETEDLAEESLVF
- a CDS encoding YiiX/YebB-like N1pC/P60 family cysteine hydrolase; the encoded protein is MTKGNIIFVRKKNIISKLIRLFDNRGKFSHVVIAVSKDEILEANINMVSRIKKFNSKEYSYYEILDLGLSSAQQEKVVEISKEYIGKKYDYAQIFGYVLKNLFHLKGKNLFNNPNNLICSELVFDILDRLGITNDLGITGEIRGIDLTPNELYDLLKYLTKSIKKSQS